GCCGCGCCGTGCTGCGCCGCCGCCGTGCCAAGGGGCGCAAAAGATTAGCCGTCTAACTTGGCCGAAGGAGCGCCGCCTGCGTAAACGCCCCGAGTTCGTGCATTGCTACGAACAAGGGAAAAAGCACCACACCAGGCACTTCATCCTTTTCATATTCCGCAGGGACGGCGGGCCCGACGGCTTGCGTCTGGGCCTGACCGTCAGTCGGAAAATGGGGAACGCGGTGGCGCGCAACAGAATCAAGAGAGTGGTCCGCGAGGTCTTCAGGCTGCACCAACACACATTTGAGTCGCCACTGGACGTTGTCGTCATCCCCAAGCGCAATCTCAAGACCACGCAGCTGAACCTCGCCCTCGCCACGGAAGAGTTCGTCCCGTTTTTCGAGCGTCGGCTCTTGCGGAACAACTCTGATGAGAGGAAATGATGCGCAAGGTATGCTTGGCGCTCATTTGGTTTTATCAGAAACTCATCTCCCCCCTGCTTCCCCCCAGTTGCCGGTTCGTTCCCTCATGCTCGGAATACGCGAGACAGGCGATCATCCGGCACGGTGCGATCAAGGGTGGTCTCCTTGCGCTTTGGCGTCTCCTTCGCTGTCAACCTCTCTGCAAAGGCGGCTATGACCCCGTGCCTGAAAAATGGCCCAGCGACAAACCCAAAGCGAGATCATTTCCATGGAAAAGCAGGACCAATTCCGCGTAATCATCTTTGTTGTTCTCAGTGCCGTCATCCTTTTCGGGTGGCAGTATTTTTTCAGCCCGTCCCCTCAGGAACAGGCCCAAATGGCCGAACAGGCTCAGCAGGCTGAACAGAAAGCGGCGGCCCTGACCGAAAAAAGCGCTGAACAGACCGCGCCCGAGGCTGCTGCCCCGGCCGACGATTTCGTTCCCACCAAGGGCAGGCAGGTCACTGTCACCACCCCGCTCTACACCGCCGTGTTCAACTCCCAGGGTGGCATTCTCGAGAAATTCATTCTCACCAATTTCAAGGACAGTCTGGAAGCCGATTCTCCCCATGTCGACCTCGTGGGCGCCAAGGCCGTGGGCAAGGGACCGCTGGGTCTGATCCTGCGCAAGGGCGGCGACGAGTTCCACACCTGGAAGCGCGGTGAATGGTCCTTCGAAGGCGACGACCTGAATATCGCCCAGGGAACCAACACCCTGAAATTCGTGGGCCGCTCCGGCAATTTCCGCATCGAGCGCGTACTCACCTTTCACGCGGACACCTACCTGATCGAGGAATCCGCCACCGTGACCAACCTCGGCGGAATCGGCGTGGAAGGCTCCCTGTCCTTCACGGGCGCGGCCAAGTCCATGTCCGCCGAAGACGATCGCTACAATCCCACCAAGGTGGCCTACCTGACCGACAACGGCCGGGAAGAGGAAGACGACCGCGACGACCTCAAGGAAAAGGGCTTTTCCGCGACCGGTGGCCTCAAGTGGGGCGTGATCGAATCCAACTACTTCATGTTCGCCATCATGCCCGACAGCAAGGACTCCTCGCTGTACGCCGGGCTTCAGGACAACATCTTCCGCCTCGCCATCGAGGAGAAGGCGACCTTCATGCCCAATGTGGCCAAGACCATGAAGGCGTCCTACTTTGTCGGGCCCACGGACAGAAACATGCTGGCCCAGATGCCCAACGACCTGTCCGATGCCATTAATTTCGGCTGGTTCGACGTACTTGCGAAGCCCCTGCTTCTGATGCTGGACTTCCTGTACCAGTACGTCCACAACTACGGCATTGCCATCATCATCCTGACCATCATCATCAAGATGATCTTCTGGCCTCTCTCCCAGAAGAGCTACCAGTCCATGGAGCAGATGAAGAAGCTCCAGCCCATGGTGGCCAAGCTGCGCGAGAAGTATGGTGACGACAAGCAGCGCCTGAACCAGGAAACCATGGCCCTGTACAAGACGTACAAGGTCAACCCCATGGGCGGATGCCTGCCCATGGTGGTCCAGATTCCGGTCTTCTTCGGACTGTACAAGGCGCTTCTGGGCGCGGTCGAGCTGCGACACGCACCGTTCATCGCCCACCTGCCCTTCACGGACATCACCTGGCTGGCCGACCTGTCCGCCAAGGACCCGCTCTACATCACCCCGCTGGTGATGGGCGCGACCATGTTCCTGCAGCAGAAGATGACTCCGTCCGCAGGCGACCCGACTCAGCGCAAGATCATGCTGATCATGCCCGTGGTCTTCACCTTCCTGTTCCTCCAGTTCCCGTCCGGTCTGGTCGTCTACTGGCTCCTGAACAACGTTCTGTCCATAGGCCAGCAGCTCATGATCGCCAGGAAGACCAGGAAGAAGGCGAACGCGTAACGATTACCCAACGCCACCGGGGGGCCTGATTCCCCGGCCATGCAAGGAATTGAAATGACAGACTTCAAAGAATTCCAGGGCAAGAACCTGGATGAAGCCATCGACACCGCCTGCGATTACTTCAATCTCAAGCGCGACCGCCTTGAGATCGAAATCGTCGGCGGCGGATCGACCGGCATCTTCGGCATCGTCGGGGTGAAAAAGGCCAGAATCAAGGCCCGTCCCCGCGCCCAGATGCGTACGGCCGATCTGATGAATGGCGATTCCGGCCCGGCGGAAAAGAAACCCCGCCAGGAACGCAAGCCCAGGCAGCCCAAGCCCGAACCGGCAAAGGAAGAAGCCAGGCCCGAACCTCAGGTCCGGCAGCAGCCGGAACCCGAGGCGCAACCCGAGCCCGAACCGAAACCTGTTGCCGAAGCTCCGGCAGCCGAACCCGAGATCGAGACTCCGGAACCCGAAGTCGCCCCGGCTCAGGAGCCTGTGCGCGAGGCTCCTGATGCTATTCAGGCCGAGCCTGCCGAAGAGGAAAAGGCCGGGGAAGCCGAGGACGAAGTTCAGGCTCCCATGGCCAGTGCTCTGGCCGATCTGGACCGCGACGAGCTTCAGGAAACCGTGCGTGACGTGCTCACCCGCATTCTGGAGCCCATTGTCCAGAGCAGGCCCGAACTCGAGGTCACCTTTGACACGGACCGCGTCAAGGTGTTCATCGACGACGAGGAAAACAGCGGCCTGATCATCGGACGCGAGGGGCAGACCCTGTCCTCGATCCAGTATCTGGTGAACAGACTGGTGGCCCGCCGCATGGGCGCCTCGGTGCGCGTGCAGGTGGATACCGGCGACTACCGCGAACGTCAGGACGAAAAGCTGCGCCAGCTCGCACAGCATCTGGCGGACAAGGCGCTGAGGATGAGCCGGACCCAGTCCACCAAGCCCCTGAGCTCCTATCATCGCCGGATCGTGCACCTTGCGTTGCAGGACCACGAGTCCGTGTTCACGCGCTCCAAGGGAGACGGCCCGCTCAAGCGCGTGCTGATCGTGCCCAAGCGCAAGAATTACAACAACGGTCGAGGCCAGCAGCGGCACTAGCCGCGTCCCGGCCCGACATACGACATTCCCAGCCGGGGAGGAGCCTTTTCTCCTCCCCGGCAATCCCCTTTTTCCACGGAGCGCGGCCATGCCAGACCCGAGGCTAGCCAAGGACACCATCGCGGCCATAGCCACTCCGCCCGGCGAGGGCGGCGTCGGCATCATCCGCATCAGCGGCCCGGAAGCCAAGGCCATTGCCCGCGCCCTGTTCCGCCCGGCCGCATCCTCCTTCACGGATTTCCGGCCCCATCACCTGCATTACGGCACCATTGCCGACGCCCACGGCAACACGCTGGACGACGGCCTTGCCGCGTTCATGCCCGGTCCGCATTCGTACACGGGCGAGGACGTGATCGAGTTCAACTGCCATGGCGGCCGGGCCGTGCTGCAAGGCGTGCTGGAGGAAATCCTCAGTCGCGGCGCACGCATGGCCGAACGCGGGGAATTCACCTACCGTGCCTTCATGAACGGCCGCATGGACCTGACGCAGGCCGAGGCCGTGGCCGAAATGATCCACGCCCCGACCCGGGCCGCCATGCACATGGCGCAGGTCAAGCTCTCCGGTGTGCTCGGACGCACCATTGCCGACCTTCGCGCCCGGCTGGAACAGGTACGCGCCCAGCTCTGCCTTGCCGTGGACTTTCCCGAGGAAGAGATGGAATGTCTGACCCCGGAAGAGCTCAAGGCTGCCTGCAACGAGGTCATGACCACCATCGCCACGCTGCTTTCGGCCGTGAACCGTGCCCGGGCATGGCGCGAAGGCGCACTCGTGGTGCTGGCCGGGCGGGTCAACGCAGGCAAGTCCAGCCTGATGAACGCGCTGCTCGGAAAGAACCGGGCCATTGTCACGGACCAGCCCGGCACCACGCGCGACTATCTCGAAGAATCACTGAATCTGGACGGTCTGACCGTGCGCATCGCGGACACGGCAGGGCTGCGCAGCACGGACGATGCCATCGAGGCAGCAGGGCTGGAAATGGGACGCGAACTCATGGAACAGGCCGACCTGATCCTGTTCGTGGTGGACAACAGCGCTCCGCTGTCTCCGGAAACCGAAACGGCCCTGCACGCCATTTCCCCGGACAAGACCCTGATCGCCCTGAACAAGGTGGACCTTGCCCCGGCCGATCCGGCTCCGGCAGACCTGCTCGCACAGGCAGGCTTTGAAACCGTACGCATCTCCGCCAGGTTCGGCACGGAACTGGATGCACTCTGTGCCCGCATCCGGGCACGCATTCTGGAAGGGGAAGGCCAGCCCGACCCGGACGAAATCGCGCCCAATGCCCGGCAGGCCAGAACACTCAAGGCCGCGCACGACGAACTGGAACTGCTCGTCCTTGACGCGCGGCAGGGCATCCCCTACGACCTTCTTGGCGTGCGGCTCGAAACCGCGTGCGACCTGCTCTCCTCCATCACCGGGGAGATCGCTTCCGCAGACATTCTCAACGCCATTTTCGACACCTTCTGCATCGGGAAGTAGCCATGAGTCAGGAAAAAATCGAACGATACGACGTCAAGCACGTGACCTGCGGCCTTGTGCCGCTCATGCAGACCCATCTGGAAGGAGCGGAGTCCGACATTGTCGAACTGCTGGTCCACAAGGGCATCCACACCGAACTCTGGAATGCGTTCGGCTCGGGCGGCGAGTGGCAGCTCTTCGCCATCGAGGAAGATCTCTTTTATGACGTGGCCCGGTTCCACCGCGTGGAGCAGGACAAGCTCGATCCCCTCGGCCTGATGGACTTCTGATATTTCGCGCGGGTGGTACTTTCCGGTTCCCACCACACCTGACGCACTGGTTATCATGGGCCGGACTTGCGGGCCGCCGTATCATGGCGGCCGGAACACAAGCCCAAGGAGCACCCATGACCCAGGCAACGTCCTTCCGGGGATGGACCGGCCACGTGCTGCGCGTGGACCTGAACACCCGAAGGTCCACCAGTCTTCCCCTTGATCCCGAACTCGCCCGCGACCTCATCGGCGGGCGCGGTCTCAACTCCCATGTCCTGCTGAACGAAATCCGGCCCGGTACCGATCCTCTCGGCCCGGACAACGTGATCTGTTTCGCGCCCGGTCCCCTGTCCGGCACGCCGCTGGGCCTGACCAGCCGCGTGGAAGTCAGCACCCTGTCGCCCTATTCCGGCATCCTCGGCGACGGCAATGCAGGCGGCGCCTTTGCCTTCATGATGAAGCGCGCGGGCTGGGACCAGTTCATCATCACGGGCCGGGCCGAATCCCCGAAATATCTGCTGGTGGAAAACCACACGGTTCAGGTGCTGGACGCATCCGACCTGTGGGGCAGGACCACATGGGAGGCCACGGACATCCTCAAGCAGCGGCACGGCAGGGCATCCAGCGTGGCCTGCATCGGTCAGGCCGGGGAAAATCTCGTGCGCTTCGCCTCCACCATCGTAGACAAATACGCATCCGCCGCGCGCGGGTCCGGCGCAGTGCTCGGAGCCAAGAACCTCAAGGCCGTGGTGGTACGCGGCAATCAGCGCGTGCCCCTGGGCCGACGATTCCGCATATCGCGTGCTGGCTGCCGAGGACAGGAAATATTTTGCGGAATCCGACCTGCAACGGGACGTGGCCGGCAGGTACGGCACGCACGTGGGCATGGTCATGTGGGAGCCGGGATACCGCAACTACGAAAAATACCTTTCCGGCGACGAAGTGCCCGAGGCATTGCAGCCCGAGGCATGGCTCCAGTACGAAACCGGACGCTACGGCTGTCACGGCTGCCCGGTCAAATGCAAGGACCAGTACCGCATTCCGTCCGGCAGACGCGCCGGGGAAAAGGGTCAGGCCATGGAGTACGAGTGCATCTTCTGCCTCGGCACCAATTGCGGTGTGACCGATCCCATTGCCATCATGGAAATGGAAAACCTGTGCGACGCCTACGGCATGGACGTGATCGCGCTCGGCAACACCATTGCCATGGTCAAGGACCTGTACAACCGGGGCATCATGACCAGCAAGGACACCGACGGTCTTGACCTGAGCTGGGAAGACGCGGATGCACAGGTCGAACTGATCCATTGCACGGCCCTGCGTCAGGGATTCGGCAGCATGGTGGCCGAGGGCATGTACACCCTTGCCCGCCGCCTCGGGGACGAGGCCATGGACTACTGCTATCACGTCAAGGGGCTGTCGCGCGGTCCCTACCCGTCCGGTCTGTTCGCGCTGGCCCATGCCACGTCCACGCGCGGGGCAGACCATCTGCGCGGGCGCTCGTGGGCCTACGGCGAAAACGATCCCGACATCTTTCCGAAACTCGGCGAACAGGGATACCTGCCCGGGGACGTGGACACCAATCCCGTGGCCGCCCTGATTCTGGGCGAACGCATGACCACGCTCACGGACTGCATCGGCCGATGCAAGGGCGCGGTCAACTCGTGGATATGCGCCATGCCCCTTGTCTGGAAGCATCCCATCTACGACGGGCTGGCCAAACTCCTGAACACGGCCACGGGCATGGACTACACCGGCGAGGAACTGGCGCGCGTCGCGGACCGCGTCTATGCCATGGAGCACGCCTTCAACATCCGCATGGGTGTGACCCGCAAGGACGACCGCATGCCCCAGAAGCCGGAAATCCGGGACACTCCGGAAGGCCGGGAAGACCTGAAACGGCATCATGCCATGGTGGCCCGCTACTACGAGGCGCGGGGGTATGATCCCGAGTCCGGCAGGCCCACATCCGAACGGCTTGCCGATCTGAACCTGAAATACGTGGACCGGCTTCTGAACGAATCCGGTCCTGTTGGCCAATGGGACGGGCCCACGCGTTGGGACATGTCCAAGTATCCTTCCGGCGGAGTCCGCGCATGACAGGCTGTTCCCGAACGGCAATCTGCGGCGTTGCTTCATGAAAAAAAGAACTCCCCCGACCTTGCGGCCGGGGGAGTCCTTTTTCATTCATTCAAAATCCGGATCAGAGGCCGGGCACGGCATCAAAAGTGCGTACCGACGCTTCCGGAACGAGCCGAATCAGGGAATCCACGTTGCGATCCCGGTTCACGGAATCGGACGCATAGCGATTGTTCACGGCCAGCATGGCCAGCGGCAATCCCTTTGCTTGCAGAAAGTGCGTGGACAGAAGCGCGTCGCTGATGCAGCCCAGACGATTGGGCACCACAAGACAGGTTTGCAGGTTGCACGCTCCGGCGAACTCGTAGACGAAGCGTTCACGGTCCAGCGGCACGAGCAGACCACCCGCGCCTTCCACGATCAGGGCGTCGCAATCCCGGATGGCATTGATCGCGTCCACGGCTTCCTCAAACGGGAACTCATCCCACAGAAAGCACGGCGCCACGGGTTCGGTCCCGGTAAAGAGCAGGTGAACCCGGTCCGGTTCCAGTCCGGAGATGCGCAGTACGGTTTCCGCGTCATTGTCCGGGGGATGCCCGGTCTGCACGGGCTTGACGTAGCGCACGCGCATGCCCTTTTCACGCAGTTCCCGGGCCAGCAGCCCGGAAAACACGGTCTTGCCCACGTCCGTGTTCGTGCCGGAAACGAAATAGCGCAGCATCATTCCCCCAGAACGTCCGTGACCGAGGCAATGGCAATGTCCGCCAGTTCGTCGATCTGCTCTTCGGTGATCACGTAGGGCGGCAGAAAATAGACCACGTCGCCCAGATTGCGCAGGAGCGCACCCCGCTCCACGGCCTTGCGGTAGATCTGGTACCCGGTGCGCGCCTTCCAGTCGAACGGCTCCTTCGTGGCAGGATCACTCACCAGTTCCACGGCGCAGATGAAGCCCAGCGAACGGATTTCGCCCACATTGGGATGCCCGGCGAACCGCGCTTCCACGGCCTTGCGCAGATGTGCGGCCTTTGCCCGGTTCACGTTGATCACGTCGTCGTCCCGAAAAATGTTCAGGGTCTCCACGGCCGCAGCACAGGCAAGGGGATTGCCCGTATAGCTGTGGCTGTGCAGGAACGCCTTCATCTCGGTGTAATCCGCATAGAACGCGCCGTATATCTCGTCCGTGGTCAGGACAGCGGACAGGGGCAGGGTTCCGGAGGTCACGCCCTTGGACACGCACACCAGATCAGGGGTGATGCCCGCCTGCTCCATGGCAAACATGGTTCCGGTGCGACCGAAGCCCGTGGCGATCTCGTCCAGAATGAGATGCACGCCATGCCGCGCCGTGCATTCGCGGAGCTTTTTCAGATACAGGGGCGGATAGAACTTGAATCCCCCGGCAAACTGGGCCAGCGGTTCGACCATGACCGCCGTGATTTCCGATGCCTGTTCCTCCAGAATCCGCTCCATGTGCTCGAAGCATTCGCACGCGCAATCGTCACGCGTCCTGCCGTAGGGACAGCGAAAACAGTCCGGTCCCTGCGCCCGGATGTTCCGGGGCATGATCGGACCGTACAACTCGGTGTACAAATCCTCGCCGCACAGGGAGAGCGCGCCCAGGGTTTCGCCGTGGTAGCCGTTCGTCAGATACACGAACCGGTTGCGTTCGGCCTGCCCCGTGTTCCTGCGGTAGCCGTAGCTCATCTTCATGGCGCATTCCACGGCAGCGGAACCGTTGTCCGCAAAGAACACGCGGGAGATGTCCTCGGGCATGAGGTCCACCAGCCTGTCGGCCAGCCTGCGCGCGGGCTCGTGGGTCACCCCTGCGAAGATCACGTGCTCCAGTTGGCTGGCCTGCTCGGCAATGGCCCGGGCAATGCGCGGGTTGGCATGGCCGAACAGATTCACCCACCATGAGCTGACCGCGTCGATGTAGGATTTGCCTTGCTCATCATAAATGTATATTCCCTTGCCGGAGTGGGCCCGGATCAGTCCGTACTGTTCGAGGTCCTTCATCTGCGTGCAGGGATGCCAAATCGTCTGTCTTTCCATGTCAGGAACCGCCATGTCATTTGCTGGTTATGAAAATCATATAGGAAACAGTCTGCGGGAGCTTAGGGAAAGCGGCCTTTTCCGTCAAATTCCGCCCGTGGACCACGGCGCGGACAAATTTCTGCTCCTTGACGGAAAACCGCTGCTGAACCTTGCCTCCAACAACTATCTCGGCCTTGCCGGACATCCCGCTCTCAAGGCGGGCGCAGTCTCAGCCGTGGAGAAATACGGCGCATCCAGCGGCGCGTCCAGACTGATTTCCGGGAATTTCGCGCTGGCCGACGAGCTTGAAACCGAAGCCGCCGCGTTCAAGGACACCGAGGCGGCCCTGTTCTTCGGGGCAGGATTCGCAGCCAATGTCGCGGTGATGTCCGCGCTGGCCGACCGGCAGACCGTGGTGTTTGCGGACCGGCTCAACCACGCCAGCATCATCGACGGGGTGCGGCTGTCCGGAGCCAGACACGTCCGCTACGCCCACAACGATCTTTCCGCCCTTGCCGCACTCATGGAAAAACACGCGTCCGCCACGCGCAAGCTGGTGGTGACCGACACCGTGTTCAGCATGGACGGCGATCTGGCCGACCTCCGCGGGCTGGCCGACCTGTGCGACAGGCACGACGCCCTGCTCGTGGTTGACGAAGCGCACGCCACCGGCGTCATGGGGCCGGGACTGGCCCATGTGCAAGGCGTTGCCGACCGCGTGGACGTACACATGTCCACCTTCAGCAAAGGGCTGGGATCGAGCGGCGCATTCGTGGCCGCCAACCGACAGATCATCGATTTTCTGCGCAACCGCGCCCGCCCGTTCATCTTCTCCACGTTCCCGCCCCCGGCCGTGATCGGCGCGAATCTCGCAGCCCTGCGGCTGGTGCGCGAAACCCCGGACATGGGCAAACGCGTCCTTGCGCTGGGTGATCAGGCCCGAACCCGATTGCGGAAAATGGGGCTGGACACCGGGGAGTCGGCCACGCCCATCATTCCGGTGATGATCGGCGACAGCGAACATGCCCTTGCCGCGCGCGACGCACTCATGCGCCAAGGCGTGTACGTGGGCGCAGTGCGTCCGCCAACCGTTCCGCAGGGCACGGCCCGACTGCGCATCAGCCTGCGCGCGGACCTGACCGACAATGACATGGAAACCCTGTATGCCGCCCTGACCGGACTGCACGAGGAGGTGTTGTGAGCGACACGATATTCGTCACGGGCTGGGCCGGATATGCCGACCTGTTCCCGAATCTGGCGGCGCGGTCCGAATTCCTGCTGCCCTTCATCCACCAGACCGAACGCGAGGTCTTCGACAGGCTGGATTCCACCACGGCCTCGACACTGGTGGCGTGGTCCACGGGCGCGCACATGGTGCTCAAGCGCTGGACGCGTGTGGCCCCGAAGTTCGACCGCATCGTGCTCGTGGCCCCGTTTCTCTGCTTCACGGACCATGTGCGGGAAAAACTCGTCCGCCACATGATCCGCGACCTGCGCAGGGACGACGAAGCCGTGGTGCGTGCCTTTCTCCGGAATTGCGGGTACAACGGGAACTACAGATATGATCGCAGCCATCTGGACGGCCTGTTCACCGGACTGGAATACCTGCGGGCATCCCGGGCCATGCCCTCCAATCTGCATGCGGAAAAGGTCACCATACTGCACGGCGAACACGACCGGATCGTCCCGCCCGTGGCCAGCGAGGACATCTGGGAAATCATGCGCGGTGCCACTTTCGTGGCCCTGCCCCACGGACACTGGATACCCGAGGATGAACTTGAAACCTTTCTTGCCTAAGTCCCGCATCCGCCGCGCGTTCGACCGCGCCGTGGATTCCTATGCCGGAGCCGCCCGGGTACAGGCTGCGGCAGCCAAGGCCTGCGCGGCCATGGTGCCCGAAGGCGACTACCCGGAAATACTGGAAATCGGCGCTGGCGGCGGTGTACTCACCAAGGTCGCGGCCCTGCAATTCGAACATGACCGCTACACCTGCGTGGACCTGTCCGAGGCCATGCTGGAACAGGTGGACACCTCGCGGCTCAACGCGCCCCGCTTCATTGTCGCGGACGGCGAACACCTGAATTTTCCTCCGAAGTCCTTTGACCTGCTGCTGAGTTCGTCGACCATGCAATGGTATCAGACCCCGGTGGAATCCATTCCCGCGAACCTGAATCTGGTGCATGAAGGCGGCCGGTTCTCCCTTGCCGTGTTCGTGCAGGGCACGCTCGTGGAAATGGCCGAAGCAGCGCAGGAAACCGGATTCGGCTCGGTCCTGCCCATGCGTCCGCCCGAGGACTACCTTGAAGCTGTCACCCGGGCCAAACCACAGGCCATGCACTTCCATCTGGTCCGCCACGCCACGTTCGCACCCGACGCCCGCGCCATGCTCCGCGCCCACCGCGCCACCGGAGCCACGGCCGCCCCCGGACAGGTCCGCCCGTCCAAGGCCGCCTACCTCGATTTTCTGGACTATTGCGAAACCCATTTCCGCGAGGAAAAAGGCATCCGCACCAGCGCCCACATCCTGCACGTCTGGGGGACGCGGTGAGGGGGGAGGTTTTGGCTAATGAAAAGCCCCTCGAATTGAGGGGCTGGATGTGGATAGCGGACGCTTTCCCCCAAATATAACTATCTGTATCCCGAACGATTTTGATGATTCGCCAACAATCTCAGCACATCGACCAAAAAAGAGGCAGCCTCACGGCAAGGATATCA
Above is a window of Pseudodesulfovibrio tunisiensis DNA encoding:
- the mnmE gene encoding tRNA uridine-5-carboxymethylaminomethyl(34) synthesis GTPase MnmE; translated protein: MPDPRLAKDTIAAIATPPGEGGVGIIRISGPEAKAIARALFRPAASSFTDFRPHHLHYGTIADAHGNTLDDGLAAFMPGPHSYTGEDVIEFNCHGGRAVLQGVLEEILSRGARMAERGEFTYRAFMNGRMDLTQAEAVAEMIHAPTRAAMHMAQVKLSGVLGRTIADLRARLEQVRAQLCLAVDFPEEEMECLTPEELKAACNEVMTTIATLLSAVNRARAWREGALVVLAGRVNAGKSSLMNALLGKNRAIVTDQPGTTRDYLEESLNLDGLTVRIADTAGLRSTDDAIEAAGLEMGRELMEQADLILFVVDNSAPLSPETETALHAISPDKTLIALNKVDLAPADPAPADLLAQAGFETVRISARFGTELDALCARIRARILEGEGQPDPDEIAPNARQARTLKAAHDELELLVLDARQGIPYDLLGVRLETACDLLSSITGEIASADILNAIFDTFCIGK
- the bioF gene encoding 8-amino-7-oxononanoate synthase, producing MSFAGYENHIGNSLRELRESGLFRQIPPVDHGADKFLLLDGKPLLNLASNNYLGLAGHPALKAGAVSAVEKYGASSGASRLISGNFALADELETEAAAFKDTEAALFFGAGFAANVAVMSALADRQTVVFADRLNHASIIDGVRLSGARHVRYAHNDLSALAALMEKHASATRKLVVTDTVFSMDGDLADLRGLADLCDRHDALLVVDEAHATGVMGPGLAHVQGVADRVDVHMSTFSKGLGSSGAFVAANRQIIDFLRNRARPFIFSTFPPPAVIGANLAALRLVRETPDMGKRVLALGDQARTRLRKMGLDTGESATPIIPVMIGDSEHALAARDALMRQGVYVGAVRPPTVPQGTARLRISLRADLTDNDMETLYAALTGLHEEVL
- the rnpA gene encoding ribonuclease P protein component, with protein sequence MSRLTWPKERRLRKRPEFVHCYEQGKKHHTRHFILFIFRRDGGPDGLRLGLTVSRKMGNAVARNRIKRVVREVFRLHQHTFESPLDVVVIPKRNLKTTQLNLALATEEFVPFFERRLLRNNSDERK
- the bioD gene encoding dethiobiotin synthase encodes the protein MMLRYFVSGTNTDVGKTVFSGLLARELREKGMRVRYVKPVQTGHPPDNDAETVLRISGLEPDRVHLLFTGTEPVAPCFLWDEFPFEEAVDAINAIRDCDALIVEGAGGLLVPLDRERFVYEFAGACNLQTCLVVPNRLGCISDALLSTHFLQAKGLPLAMLAVNNRYASDSVNRDRNVDSLIRLVPEASVRTFDAVPGL
- a CDS encoding alpha/beta fold hydrolase encodes the protein MSDTIFVTGWAGYADLFPNLAARSEFLLPFIHQTEREVFDRLDSTTASTLVAWSTGAHMVLKRWTRVAPKFDRIVLVAPFLCFTDHVREKLVRHMIRDLRRDDEAVVRAFLRNCGYNGNYRYDRSHLDGLFTGLEYLRASRAMPSNLHAEKVTILHGEHDRIVPPVASEDIWEIMRGATFVALPHGHWIPEDELETFLA
- the yidD gene encoding membrane protein insertion efficiency factor YidD; the encoded protein is MRKVCLALIWFYQKLISPLLPPSCRFVPSCSEYARQAIIRHGAIKGGLLALWRLLRCQPLCKGGYDPVPEKWPSDKPKARSFPWKSRTNSA
- the yidC gene encoding membrane protein insertase YidC, with the protein product MEKQDQFRVIIFVVLSAVILFGWQYFFSPSPQEQAQMAEQAQQAEQKAAALTEKSAEQTAPEAAAPADDFVPTKGRQVTVTTPLYTAVFNSQGGILEKFILTNFKDSLEADSPHVDLVGAKAVGKGPLGLILRKGGDEFHTWKRGEWSFEGDDLNIAQGTNTLKFVGRSGNFRIERVLTFHADTYLIEESATVTNLGGIGVEGSLSFTGAAKSMSAEDDRYNPTKVAYLTDNGREEEDDRDDLKEKGFSATGGLKWGVIESNYFMFAIMPDSKDSSLYAGLQDNIFRLAIEEKATFMPNVAKTMKASYFVGPTDRNMLAQMPNDLSDAINFGWFDVLAKPLLLMLDFLYQYVHNYGIAIIILTIIIKMIFWPLSQKSYQSMEQMKKLQPMVAKLREKYGDDKQRLNQETMALYKTYKVNPMGGCLPMVVQIPVFFGLYKALLGAVELRHAPFIAHLPFTDITWLADLSAKDPLYITPLVMGATMFLQQKMTPSAGDPTQRKIMLIMPVVFTFLFLQFPSGLVVYWLLNNVLSIGQQLMIARKTRKKANA
- a CDS encoding aldehyde ferredoxin oxidoreductase C-terminal domain-containing protein; translated protein: MLAAEDRKYFAESDLQRDVAGRYGTHVGMVMWEPGYRNYEKYLSGDEVPEALQPEAWLQYETGRYGCHGCPVKCKDQYRIPSGRRAGEKGQAMEYECIFCLGTNCGVTDPIAIMEMENLCDAYGMDVIALGNTIAMVKDLYNRGIMTSKDTDGLDLSWEDADAQVELIHCTALRQGFGSMVAEGMYTLARRLGDEAMDYCYHVKGLSRGPYPSGLFALAHATSTRGADHLRGRSWAYGENDPDIFPKLGEQGYLPGDVDTNPVAALILGERMTTLTDCIGRCKGAVNSWICAMPLVWKHPIYDGLAKLLNTATGMDYTGEELARVADRVYAMEHAFNIRMGVTRKDDRMPQKPEIRDTPEGREDLKRHHAMVARYYEARGYDPESGRPTSERLADLNLKYVDRLLNESGPVGQWDGPTRWDMSKYPSGGVRA
- the bioA gene encoding adenosylmethionine--8-amino-7-oxononanoate transaminase, whose protein sequence is MERQTIWHPCTQMKDLEQYGLIRAHSGKGIYIYDEQGKSYIDAVSSWWVNLFGHANPRIARAIAEQASQLEHVIFAGVTHEPARRLADRLVDLMPEDISRVFFADNGSAAVECAMKMSYGYRRNTGQAERNRFVYLTNGYHGETLGALSLCGEDLYTELYGPIMPRNIRAQGPDCFRCPYGRTRDDCACECFEHMERILEEQASEITAVMVEPLAQFAGGFKFYPPLYLKKLRECTARHGVHLILDEIATGFGRTGTMFAMEQAGITPDLVCVSKGVTSGTLPLSAVLTTDEIYGAFYADYTEMKAFLHSHSYTGNPLACAAAVETLNIFRDDDVINVNRAKAAHLRKAVEARFAGHPNVGEIRSLGFICAVELVSDPATKEPFDWKARTGYQIYRKAVERGALLRNLGDVVYFLPPYVITEEQIDELADIAIASVTDVLGE
- the jag gene encoding RNA-binding cell elongation regulator Jag/EloR, with translation MTDFKEFQGKNLDEAIDTACDYFNLKRDRLEIEIVGGGSTGIFGIVGVKKARIKARPRAQMRTADLMNGDSGPAEKKPRQERKPRQPKPEPAKEEARPEPQVRQQPEPEAQPEPEPKPVAEAPAAEPEIETPEPEVAPAQEPVREAPDAIQAEPAEEEKAGEAEDEVQAPMASALADLDRDELQETVRDVLTRILEPIVQSRPELEVTFDTDRVKVFIDDEENSGLIIGREGQTLSSIQYLVNRLVARRMGASVRVQVDTGDYRERQDEKLRQLAQHLADKALRMSRTQSTKPLSSYHRRIVHLALQDHESVFTRSKGDGPLKRVLIVPKRKNYNNGRGQQRH